From one Lactiplantibacillus paraplantarum genomic stretch:
- the glgA gene encoding glycogen synthase GlgA: MTKVLFAAAEAAPFYKTGGLGDVSMALPRALQAEGVDVRVVIPYYSRRMPAEYQQQLTTLTHFTVQVGPRSMYCGIKTVTVGHIQYYLVDNLDYFGRDGLYGYWDDGERFAFFQMAICEMMERLNYIPDVLQLNDWHTAFIPVLLAEKYYWIEAYRDIKTLLTIHNIQFQGIYDPVILDSLFRIGTETYTEAGVAFYDRVNWLKGGLNFADAVNTVSPTYAKEIQTPAFGEHLDGVLRANQHKLSGILNGIDTQLYNPAIDPALAVNYTVKDLKPKRQDKHALQRRLGLPVKNVPVFSVVSRLTRQKGMDLLLSALDPFLKRQDVQLVVLGTGEPALEAAFQTYQAAYPSKVVAAIQFDTQLAQQIYAGSDLFLMPSAFEPCGLSQMMAMHYGTLPIVHAVGGLRDTVIPYNQFTGQGTGFSFDDYRPEVLRKIMTLAVTLYRHQPRIWRQLQHQAMTCDFGWEHSAQQYRMIYQQLAR; the protein is encoded by the coding sequence ATGACTAAGGTCTTATTTGCAGCGGCGGAAGCAGCCCCTTTTTATAAAACAGGGGGGTTAGGGGATGTCAGTATGGCTTTACCCCGCGCACTGCAAGCAGAAGGTGTTGACGTGCGGGTGGTTATTCCTTACTATTCGCGGCGTATGCCCGCCGAGTATCAGCAACAATTAACAACGCTGACTCATTTCACCGTCCAAGTGGGGCCCCGTTCAATGTACTGTGGGATTAAGACAGTAACGGTCGGACATATTCAGTATTACTTGGTTGATAACTTGGATTATTTTGGCCGGGATGGGTTATACGGTTATTGGGATGACGGTGAACGCTTCGCCTTTTTTCAGATGGCCATTTGTGAAATGATGGAACGCTTGAATTATATTCCAGATGTTTTACAGCTGAATGACTGGCATACGGCCTTTATCCCGGTGTTGTTAGCTGAAAAGTATTATTGGATTGAAGCTTATCGCGACATTAAAACGTTACTGACTATTCATAATATTCAGTTTCAAGGCATCTATGATCCAGTCATCCTTGACTCTTTATTTCGTATTGGCACTGAAACGTATACGGAGGCGGGCGTAGCTTTTTATGATCGGGTGAATTGGTTAAAAGGTGGCCTTAATTTTGCAGATGCCGTCAACACTGTTTCACCGACTTATGCTAAAGAGATTCAAACACCGGCTTTTGGAGAGCACTTAGATGGTGTCTTACGCGCAAATCAACACAAATTGAGTGGTATTCTGAACGGCATTGACACACAGCTATATAATCCAGCAATTGATCCAGCCTTAGCAGTCAATTACACCGTCAAAGATCTGAAACCGAAGCGTCAAGATAAACACGCGTTGCAGCGCCGACTCGGGTTACCGGTTAAGAATGTGCCCGTGTTTTCGGTCGTATCACGGCTGACTAGGCAAAAAGGGATGGATCTATTGTTAAGTGCACTAGATCCTTTTCTGAAACGACAGGATGTTCAATTAGTTGTATTGGGGACGGGTGAGCCAGCCTTGGAAGCCGCTTTTCAGACGTATCAAGCCGCTTATCCTAGCAAAGTTGTCGCGGCGATTCAATTTGATACGCAACTGGCACAACAAATTTATGCGGGGAGTGACTTGTTCTTAATGCCGTCTGCCTTTGAACCGTGCGGGCTATCTCAGATGATGGCAATGCATTACGGGACACTGCCAATCGTTCATGCAGTCGGCGGGTTACGGGATACGGTCATACCGTATAACCAGTTTACCGGCCAAGGGACTGGGTTTAGTTTTGATGATTATCGACCAGAAGTACTCCGTAAAATAATGACACTCGCGGTGACACTGTACAGACACCAACCACGTATTTGGCGGCAATTACAACATCAAGCGATGACTTGTGATTTTGGATGGGAGCACTCGGCACAACAGTATCGAATGATTTATCAACAGTTAGCGCGTTAG
- a CDS encoding glycogen/starch/alpha-glucan phosphorylase: MKLTTAQFKKDFLSEIETLYSTSLDDTTTIGQFIALGQLVRRYNSQSWTRTAKLYREHHQKQVYYFSIEFLPGRLLASNLLNLNLLSIVRKGLKELGLDFETISRSEPDPALGNGGLGRLAACYMDAMASLKIAGNGNGIRYRYGLFKQVFMDGYQVELPDDWLHHGNVWETRRDNKSCIVRFGGNVWLQPQPDGSLQAQYENTDDVLAVPYDVGIVGYHNDITNTLRLWSAELPPSVTQTYYSQAQRDRISEISKVLYPDDSNSAGQQLRLRQEYFFSSAGVQSIVRDFCATHHGMRSLGKKIAIHINDTHPTLVIPEMMRLLMDEHHCSWDVAWTLTTQVMSYTNHTILQEALETWPIGMFQGLLPRIYQIIVEIDRRYRAQQTPIFGKALVDLTAPLGNGQVRMAHLAVIGSHSVNGVAPLHTELLKTDVLRGLYQVYPERFNNKTNGIATRRWVQLANQPLSQLIDQTIGSSWRRQPDLLQTLLPYQQDDHFLHQLAQVKLTNKQALAAYVQRTMGIKLRTDAIYDVQIKRLHAYKRQLLHVFEILREYFVIKDHPDQPVVPRVHIFGAKAAPSYHYAKAIIKLINVVADMVNQDPVIGDRLKVVFIPNYGVSIAELIIPAADVSEQISTASKEASGTSNMKLMANGALSLATYDGANIDIMQAAGAENEYPFGLRVHEVYDYYQRGNYRAAAFYNGNPELKRILDSLINGTIPGIPTVGREIYDSLIRYNDEFFVLADYQAYVKQQQQISQDFQDQPTWQQRALANIAASGHFAADLAVARYADDIWQVPHDRLN; encoded by the coding sequence TTGAAATTAACAACGGCACAGTTTAAGAAGGATTTTTTAAGTGAGATTGAGACGCTCTATTCGACGTCTTTGGACGATACGACGACGATTGGCCAATTTATTGCACTAGGACAACTGGTACGACGGTATAACAGCCAAAGTTGGACTCGAACAGCGAAACTGTATCGGGAGCATCATCAAAAACAGGTGTATTATTTTTCAATCGAATTTTTGCCAGGACGCTTACTTGCTTCTAATTTGTTGAATCTCAATTTGTTATCGATTGTCAGAAAAGGGTTGAAGGAGTTAGGCTTAGATTTTGAGACGATTAGTCGGTCTGAGCCTGATCCAGCCCTTGGCAACGGTGGACTAGGTCGATTGGCAGCCTGTTACATGGACGCAATGGCTAGTTTGAAAATTGCGGGTAATGGTAATGGAATCCGGTATCGCTACGGGTTATTTAAACAAGTCTTTATGGATGGGTACCAAGTGGAATTACCAGATGATTGGCTACACCACGGGAATGTCTGGGAGACTCGCCGAGATAATAAGAGTTGTATAGTGCGTTTTGGGGGTAACGTTTGGTTACAACCTCAGCCTGATGGTAGTCTACAGGCGCAATATGAAAATACGGATGACGTCTTAGCAGTTCCTTATGATGTTGGTATCGTAGGTTATCATAATGATATTACGAATACGCTACGCTTGTGGTCAGCTGAATTACCACCTAGTGTTACCCAGACGTACTATTCACAGGCACAACGGGACCGTATCAGCGAGATTAGCAAGGTCCTTTACCCAGACGATTCTAACTCGGCCGGTCAACAATTGCGGCTACGCCAAGAATATTTCTTTTCATCTGCTGGTGTGCAAAGCATTGTCCGTGATTTTTGTGCCACACATCATGGAATGCGTTCCTTAGGTAAAAAGATTGCCATCCATATTAATGACACCCATCCGACACTAGTGATTCCTGAAATGATGCGGCTATTAATGGATGAGCACCATTGCTCGTGGGATGTTGCCTGGACGCTAACGACGCAGGTAATGAGCTATACGAACCACACCATTTTACAAGAAGCACTGGAGACCTGGCCGATTGGGATGTTCCAGGGCCTGTTACCTCGAATCTATCAAATTATTGTCGAAATCGACCGACGTTATCGGGCTCAGCAAACGCCGATTTTTGGTAAGGCGCTGGTAGATCTGACGGCTCCCCTAGGTAATGGGCAAGTTCGAATGGCCCACTTAGCGGTGATTGGCAGTCATAGTGTGAATGGCGTCGCGCCCTTACACACAGAATTATTGAAAACAGATGTATTACGCGGTTTGTATCAAGTTTATCCTGAACGTTTTAATAATAAAACGAATGGTATTGCCACGCGTCGCTGGGTGCAACTAGCAAACCAGCCATTGTCCCAACTTATTGACCAGACGATCGGGTCGAGTTGGCGACGACAGCCAGACTTGTTGCAGACGTTACTCCCATATCAGCAGGACGATCACTTTCTACATCAATTGGCGCAAGTCAAGTTGACTAATAAGCAGGCCTTGGCTGCGTATGTGCAGCGAACGATGGGAATCAAGTTGCGTACGGATGCCATCTATGATGTCCAGATCAAGCGACTACATGCTTATAAGCGCCAATTATTACATGTTTTTGAAATTTTACGGGAATACTTCGTTATTAAAGATCATCCGGATCAGCCGGTAGTACCACGCGTGCATATTTTTGGTGCGAAAGCCGCCCCCAGCTACCACTACGCAAAGGCAATTATTAAGCTGATCAACGTGGTGGCCGATATGGTCAATCAAGATCCAGTGATTGGGGATCGACTAAAAGTGGTGTTTATTCCTAATTATGGTGTCTCAATTGCAGAGTTAATTATTCCAGCGGCTGATGTTAGTGAGCAGATTTCAACGGCCTCGAAAGAAGCTTCTGGAACTAGCAATATGAAGTTAATGGCTAATGGGGCGTTATCACTGGCGACGTATGATGGTGCAAATATTGATATTATGCAGGCTGCGGGTGCTGAAAACGAGTATCCGTTTGGGCTCAGAGTGCATGAGGTTTACGATTATTATCAGCGTGGTAATTATCGTGCCGCGGCGTTTTATAATGGTAATCCGGAGTTGAAACGTATCCTGGATAGTTTAATTAATGGTACGATCCCTGGAATTCCGACGGTTGGTCGTGAAATCTATGATTCATTGATTCGCTATAATGATGAGTTCTTTGTGCTGGCCGATTATCAGGCGTACGTCAAGCAACAGCAACAGATCAGTCAGGATTTTCAAGACCAGCCAACTTGGCAACAACGGGCGTTAGCTAATATCGCTGCATCCGGGCATTTCGCCGCTGACTTAGCAGTAGCACGTTACGCTGACGATATTTGGCAAGTGCCTCATGACCGGTTGAATTAG
- a CDS encoding glycoside hydrolase family 13 protein: MQVTYNSFLPTYKTPFGAVTRQTPVRFTVGVQTVTPVKQIELCVAHDGQWDEEQALPLRPISPTTYTVTFVPTQVGLYFYYFRIQTMTATVYYGCVDGGYGGPGIQYVLREHVQMYQLTILKSIETLPQWYRDGIAYQIFVDRFNNGNADGHVNAPKANSFIYGQLEDRPLYVRDAQRAILRWDFYGGNLRGIMAKIPYLQRLGVTIVYLTPIFEASSNHRYDTSDYLKIDPVVGTLADFDNLVTALHQAGMHLILDGVFNHVGVDSKYFNQAGHYETLGAAQSTTSPYYPWFTFIHYPNDYDSWWGIHDLPTVDKEAPTYRDFIFGKPDSVIDYWTQRGVDGWRLDVADELPDDFIAGIRRALDRYPDKVLIGEVWEDASHKLAYGMRRHYLEGGGLQAVMNYPLRRLIIHILNGTLTPAEWWRELMTLKENYPASTFQFNFNNIGSHDTPRILTMLEENQQRLRLAVQLLLTLPGVPCLYYGDEAIMLGGKDPDNRAFYPWATADQAQIQFVAQWSLWRQRHAWLNQANFVPFYVADYGIGYLYWRAAQTILVVVNITSEPRTVTTHDLKLSGIPLRLAQAIQQCLVGRTFSGEQLRLIENFT, translated from the coding sequence ATGCAGGTAACGTATAATTCATTTTTACCGACATATAAGACCCCTTTTGGGGCGGTGACACGGCAAACGCCCGTACGTTTCACGGTGGGAGTCCAGACTGTTACGCCAGTCAAACAGATTGAGCTGTGTGTGGCCCATGATGGTCAATGGGATGAGGAACAGGCGCTACCGCTGCGACCGATTAGTCCAACGACATATACGGTGACCTTTGTCCCCACTCAAGTCGGTCTGTACTTTTATTATTTTCGTATTCAAACGATGACCGCAACGGTATATTATGGTTGTGTTGATGGTGGCTACGGTGGTCCAGGAATCCAGTACGTGTTGCGCGAACACGTTCAGATGTATCAATTGACGATTTTAAAATCAATTGAGACACTGCCGCAATGGTACCGTGACGGGATAGCTTATCAAATCTTTGTTGATCGGTTTAATAACGGAAATGCGGATGGTCATGTTAATGCGCCTAAAGCGAACAGTTTTATTTACGGTCAGCTGGAAGACCGACCATTGTATGTTCGCGATGCCCAGCGTGCAATCTTACGTTGGGATTTTTATGGTGGCAATTTGCGCGGCATTATGGCAAAAATTCCGTATCTACAACGACTTGGCGTGACAATTGTATATTTGACCCCGATTTTTGAAGCTAGCAGTAATCATCGTTACGATACGAGCGATTATTTGAAAATTGATCCGGTCGTAGGCACCCTGGCTGATTTTGATAACTTGGTAACTGCCCTGCATCAAGCGGGGATGCACTTGATTCTGGATGGCGTCTTTAACCACGTCGGCGTTGATTCCAAGTACTTTAATCAAGCGGGGCACTATGAAACGCTGGGCGCGGCTCAATCGACTACTAGTCCATATTATCCGTGGTTTACGTTTATTCATTATCCCAATGATTATGACAGCTGGTGGGGTATTCATGATTTACCAACGGTGGATAAAGAAGCACCCACCTATCGTGATTTTATCTTTGGTAAACCAGATTCGGTCATTGATTATTGGACCCAGCGCGGTGTGGATGGTTGGCGACTAGATGTTGCGGATGAGCTTCCTGATGATTTTATTGCTGGTATTCGACGAGCGCTTGATCGTTATCCTGATAAGGTTTTGATTGGAGAAGTCTGGGAGGATGCATCACACAAACTGGCTTATGGCATGCGGCGGCATTACTTAGAAGGTGGTGGCTTACAAGCAGTGATGAATTATCCGCTACGGCGGTTGATTATCCATATCTTGAATGGAACTTTAACGCCAGCAGAGTGGTGGCGCGAGCTAATGACATTGAAGGAAAATTACCCGGCATCAACCTTTCAATTTAACTTCAATAATATTGGTAGTCACGATACCCCGCGGATCTTAACTATGTTGGAAGAAAATCAACAGCGGTTACGGCTGGCGGTACAGTTGTTACTGACCTTGCCAGGTGTGCCGTGCTTATATTATGGTGATGAAGCGATAATGTTAGGTGGTAAGGATCCGGATAATCGTGCCTTTTATCCGTGGGCGACTGCTGATCAAGCACAGATTCAGTTTGTGGCTCAGTGGTCGCTGTGGCGGCAGCGGCATGCTTGGTTGAATCAGGCTAACTTTGTGCCATTCTATGTGGCAGATTATGGGATTGGTTATCTATACTGGCGAGCTGCGCAGACCATCCTAGTAGTTGTTAATATAACATCTGAGCCACGAACGGTGACGACACATGATTTAAAGCTAAGTGGGATACCTCTCAGGTTGGCACAAGCGATCCAACAGTGCCTGGTGGGGAGGACTTTCAGTGGCGAGCAACTGCGACTTATTGAAAACTTTACCTGA
- a CDS encoding Cof-type HAD-IIB family hydrolase, with amino-acid sequence MYQAVVFFDLDGTLMQNDKTVAASSIEAIQRLKANHVLPVIATGRNVFEVRDIMKATGIDSIVSANGSYVAYQGQFLSAHELDKAVLTDITHFANRHHHALAYYNNAGFVLSHRDALTTSNYQELKQLANVKPQFYQHQHVNFLLTFDPLDAVQYRRRYRGHLHFVRNNPRALDTMQWGVTKAVGIQDILTKAQLTTVPTYAFGDQLNDIEMFQMVKTPIAMGNGHPRVKQLAAYVTADNMHNGIAQGLKHYDLI; translated from the coding sequence TTGTACCAAGCGGTTGTCTTTTTTGATTTAGATGGAACGTTGATGCAAAATGACAAGACAGTTGCGGCTAGTAGTATTGAAGCGATACAACGGTTAAAGGCGAACCACGTTTTGCCGGTGATTGCAACGGGGCGTAATGTGTTTGAAGTCCGCGATATTATGAAAGCGACCGGCATTGATTCAATCGTCAGTGCTAACGGAAGTTATGTTGCTTACCAGGGCCAGTTTTTGAGCGCTCATGAGCTTGATAAAGCTGTTTTAACGGATATTACGCACTTTGCTAATCGTCACCACCATGCACTGGCCTATTATAATAACGCCGGTTTTGTGTTGAGTCACCGTGATGCATTGACGACTAGTAATTATCAGGAGCTAAAACAACTAGCGAATGTTAAGCCACAATTTTATCAACATCAACACGTTAACTTTTTACTGACATTCGATCCGTTAGATGCAGTTCAATATCGGCGCCGTTATCGCGGCCACTTGCACTTTGTCCGTAATAATCCCCGGGCATTGGATACCATGCAGTGGGGCGTGACTAAGGCTGTTGGAATTCAGGATATTTTAACGAAGGCGCAGTTAACGACTGTTCCGACCTATGCTTTTGGTGATCAACTGAATGACATTGAAATGTTTCAGATGGTCAAGACGCCAATTGCTATGGGGAATGGGCATCCCCGAGTCAAACAACTCGCAGCTTACGTCACGGCTGATAATATGCATAACGGTATTGCGCAAGGCTTGAAGCACTATGACTTAATTTAG
- the pgmB gene encoding beta-phosphoglucomutase gives MVKFATIKGFIFDLDGVITDTAIFHSQAWHQIADKVGVTWDEQLADALKGISRMDSLNLILARGHREHDFTDAQKQALAAEKNTNYLKLVNQMSPANILPGIKAFLAELRAAGYALSLASASKNAPLVLSKLSLNDYFTKTVDPATLAHGKPDPEIFLRGAEILDLAPAACIGVEDAAAGVQSINGAGETSIGIGDPTILAAADINFTDTTQLTLANIKAQLTGVTSN, from the coding sequence ATGGTTAAATTTGCAACAATCAAAGGCTTTATTTTTGACCTTGACGGCGTTATTACAGATACCGCTATTTTTCACAGTCAAGCTTGGCACCAAATTGCAGATAAAGTCGGTGTCACTTGGGATGAGCAACTCGCCGATGCGCTCAAAGGGATTAGTCGGATGGACTCGCTCAATTTGATTCTTGCCCGCGGGCACCGCGAGCATGACTTTACGGACGCACAAAAGCAAGCTTTGGCGGCGGAGAAAAATACGAACTATCTAAAGTTAGTTAATCAAATGTCACCAGCAAATATCTTACCGGGTATCAAAGCCTTCTTAGCCGAACTACGGGCAGCTGGCTACGCACTATCACTCGCTTCTGCTTCCAAGAACGCACCACTAGTACTCAGCAAGCTCAGTCTTAATGACTACTTCACAAAAACGGTTGATCCAGCTACCTTAGCCCACGGGAAGCCTGATCCTGAGATTTTTCTGCGGGGTGCTGAAATTTTAGACTTAGCACCGGCCGCATGTATTGGCGTCGAAGATGCTGCCGCCGGCGTTCAATCCATTAATGGTGCGGGTGAAACATCGATCGGCATTGGTGATCCAACCATACTCGCAGCCGCTGACATCAACTTTACGGATACGACACAGCTCACACTTGCCAACATTAAAGCTCAACTAACCGGTGTTACTAGTAATTAA
- a CDS encoding glycoside hydrolase family 65 protein produces MKLIRLRIENDTMAIAYHPVSGQAATANYLIAYNPNQAISENLENIKIRLAGLQFDAAILENGLSYPFSDTIVGVNYDRIDVGLALTNLLNIPVVSQAAVDQLGLTAAIKAKSAYLKWHLDYYGQYHGVRNNGQEAMLTIGNGYLGLRGAFLESHADKDNYPGTYVAGVFDQETTTLHNHQVTNEDLVNLPNAQFITFGIDQQPPFQLNEHDLQDVYRSLDLRTGMLTTTKLIQLASGHQLRIRSQKVANMRDWHRYSIRYQVTPLNFTGSLQIYSEIDGSVINGNVSRYNVFDQHHLNTMGIETAANTVYLSGQTKSSRINYTIGAKLTSPDVPVIKNFNSTQQPQGVQQTVSLAVEAGKTYTFDKDVVIATSNAHDDPQLTHVQAELSQSSFDNTASVSKDYWEHTWRTTDIKVRGDITSQRLLRVNIYHSFVSAAALESGQLDASVGARGLHGEAYRGHVFWDEMFILPFYTMHRPELAKQLLLYRYRRLPAARKNAQAEGYAGAMYPWQSASKGDEQAQFTHLNPITKTWDPDNSRLQRHVSLDIAYNVWFYYHVTQDRDFLNQYGMEMLLSIAAFWISKATYDQQTGRYNISGVMGPDEFHENYPNSTKAGLKNNAYTNIMVAWLFDIITTFKAQMPQAVFQKAAQAAHFDADTSHKMTTIGHKLTLEINRRGIIAQFEGYFNLPTLDFQAYRQKYGDISRMDRILKAEDKTPDAYQVAKQADALMAFYNFDVPTVQAIIEKMGYQLPSEYLTHNIQYYLARTTHGSTLSRIVYAVLNQLDDNDDDAWKLFSEALASDYYDIQGGTTAEGIHLGVMGATLNLVTRNFGGVSPLGTHLQVNPQLPDHWQTLKFKQLFRGVHYVFVIDHHRVTVTADQPSTVQIGNQQYQLQAKKPRTITYND; encoded by the coding sequence ATGAAACTTATTAGATTGCGAATTGAAAATGACACGATGGCGATTGCCTATCATCCGGTATCAGGACAAGCAGCAACCGCCAACTACCTTATTGCCTATAATCCCAACCAAGCAATTAGTGAAAACCTGGAAAACATCAAGATCCGCCTAGCTGGTCTCCAGTTTGATGCTGCTATTCTTGAAAATGGATTGTCTTACCCGTTTTCCGACACCATCGTAGGGGTCAACTATGACCGAATCGACGTGGGTTTGGCTTTGACTAACCTACTCAACATCCCAGTCGTTAGCCAAGCAGCTGTTGACCAACTCGGGTTGACCGCAGCGATTAAAGCGAAAAGTGCTTATTTGAAGTGGCACCTTGATTATTATGGCCAATATCATGGTGTGCGCAACAACGGTCAAGAGGCAATGCTGACTATTGGTAATGGTTACTTGGGATTGCGCGGCGCATTTCTAGAAAGCCACGCCGACAAAGACAATTACCCTGGAACCTACGTTGCCGGTGTCTTTGATCAGGAGACGACCACACTTCACAATCACCAAGTTACTAACGAAGATTTAGTCAATTTGCCAAATGCTCAATTCATCACATTCGGTATTGATCAGCAACCGCCATTTCAGCTTAATGAACACGATCTTCAAGACGTCTATCGCAGCCTTGATTTACGAACTGGCATGTTGACGACTACCAAGCTAATTCAGTTAGCCTCTGGACACCAGTTAAGAATTCGTTCGCAAAAAGTCGCTAATATGCGTGATTGGCATCGTTACAGTATTCGTTACCAAGTCACACCACTCAACTTTACGGGTAGCTTACAAATTTATAGTGAGATCGACGGTAGTGTCATTAATGGGAACGTCAGTCGATATAATGTCTTCGATCAGCACCATTTAAACACAATGGGGATCGAAACAGCGGCCAATACCGTCTACCTTTCTGGCCAAACTAAATCTTCCCGGATCAATTACACGATTGGTGCCAAACTAACTAGTCCTGATGTTCCAGTAATCAAGAATTTCAATAGTACGCAACAGCCACAAGGTGTCCAGCAAACCGTTTCGTTGGCTGTTGAAGCTGGTAAAACTTACACATTTGATAAAGATGTGGTCATCGCGACTAGCAATGCCCACGATGATCCGCAATTAACGCATGTCCAAGCTGAGCTCAGCCAGTCCAGTTTCGACAACACGGCTAGTGTCAGCAAGGACTACTGGGAACATACCTGGCGCACCACGGATATTAAAGTTCGCGGTGATATTACGAGCCAACGATTGCTCCGTGTCAATATCTATCATAGCTTTGTTTCAGCAGCTGCTCTCGAAAGCGGTCAATTGGACGCCTCGGTGGGGGCCCGCGGGTTACATGGTGAAGCCTACCGGGGCCACGTTTTTTGGGATGAAATGTTTATTCTACCCTTCTACACAATGCACCGTCCGGAGTTAGCCAAGCAACTTTTGCTTTATCGTTACCGGCGACTACCTGCAGCTAGAAAAAACGCCCAAGCAGAAGGCTATGCCGGCGCCATGTATCCGTGGCAATCAGCTTCAAAAGGGGATGAACAGGCCCAATTTACGCACCTAAACCCAATAACCAAAACGTGGGATCCCGATAATAGTCGACTGCAACGGCACGTTTCTTTAGACATTGCTTATAATGTCTGGTTCTACTACCACGTGACGCAAGACCGTGATTTTCTCAATCAATACGGAATGGAAATGTTACTTTCAATTGCTGCCTTCTGGATCAGTAAGGCAACCTATGACCAACAGACAGGTCGCTACAACATCAGTGGCGTTATGGGACCAGATGAATTTCATGAAAATTATCCCAATAGTACTAAAGCTGGCTTGAAAAATAATGCATACACCAATATCATGGTTGCTTGGCTCTTCGACATTATTACAACCTTCAAAGCACAAATGCCACAAGCCGTGTTTCAGAAAGCGGCCCAAGCAGCCCACTTTGATGCCGATACTAGTCACAAAATGACCACTATTGGTCATAAGCTGACACTTGAAATCAATCGCCGGGGAATTATTGCCCAGTTTGAAGGTTACTTCAACTTACCGACCCTCGATTTTCAAGCTTACCGGCAGAAATACGGCGACATTTCCCGAATGGATCGCATCTTAAAGGCCGAAGATAAAACGCCAGATGCCTATCAGGTAGCCAAACAAGCCGATGCTTTGATGGCTTTTTATAATTTTGATGTTCCCACCGTCCAAGCCATTATTGAAAAAATGGGTTATCAACTTCCGAGTGAGTATTTGACGCACAACATTCAATATTATTTGGCCCGGACAACTCACGGTTCGACCCTATCACGAATTGTCTATGCAGTTTTAAACCAACTAGACGACAATGATGATGATGCCTGGAAGCTCTTTTCAGAGGCGCTAGCATCAGACTACTATGATATTCAAGGTGGCACGACCGCCGAAGGTATTCATTTAGGCGTCATGGGAGCCACACTCAATCTAGTGACCCGCAACTTTGGTGGCGTTAGTCCACTAGGGACCCATTTGCAAGTGAACCCCCAATTACCGGATCATTGGCAAACATTGAAATTCAAACAACTCTTTCGCGGTGTTCACTATGTCTTTGTGATTGACCATCACCGGGTGACCGTCACGGCAGATCAACCAAGTACTGTTCAAATTGGCAATCAACAATATCAACTGCAGGCTAAAAAGCCTCGTACTATCACTTATAACGATTAA
- a CDS encoding pyridoxamine 5'-phosphate oxidase family protein produces MQHTTRQAALNMIQTAPVFTLATVDADGYPTMVALSPLPVRRSLETLYFYTSRQTSTTQNIQNWRQASLFYYQLSDYASIMLRGTLTLVGNNVFDQDWRAELTEFQQRLNYKDPVILRFQTSSIKIRQMMTIDHLELVDHPTNDHLT; encoded by the coding sequence ATGCAGCATACGACACGACAGGCAGCCCTAAATATGATTCAGACTGCCCCCGTTTTCACGTTGGCAACTGTTGATGCGGATGGCTATCCAACCATGGTCGCATTAAGTCCTTTACCTGTAAGACGTAGCCTTGAAACGCTGTATTTCTATACTAGTCGGCAGACATCCACAACGCAGAATATCCAAAATTGGCGTCAAGCCAGTTTATTTTATTATCAATTATCCGACTATGCTTCCATCATGCTACGCGGCACATTAACATTGGTCGGTAATAACGTCTTTGATCAAGATTGGCGTGCTGAACTAACCGAATTTCAGCAACGACTTAACTATAAGGACCCCGTCATCCTCCGTTTTCAAACGAGTTCTATCAAGATACGCCAAATGATGACAATCGACCACCTAGAGCTTGTAGATCATCCGACCAATGACCACCTAACCTAG
- a CDS encoding cold-shock protein, translating into MKNGTVKWFNADKGFGFITGEDGTDVFVHFSAIQTDGFKTLDEGQKVTYDEEQGDRGPQATNVKPQ; encoded by the coding sequence ATGAAAAATGGTACAGTAAAATGGTTTAATGCGGATAAGGGTTTTGGTTTTATTACGGGTGAAGACGGGACGGATGTCTTTGTTCATTTCTCAGCAATCCAGACTGATGGGTTCAAGACTTTAGACGAAGGTCAAAAAGTAACCTATGATGAAGAACAAGGTGATCGTGGGCCACAAGCTACGAATGTTAAACCTCAATAG